Proteins co-encoded in one Bos taurus isolate L1 Dominette 01449 registration number 42190680 breed Hereford chromosome X, ARS-UCD2.0, whole genome shotgun sequence genomic window:
- the LOC112445079 gene encoding melanoma-associated antigen 10-like, whose translation MPVVPTNELCTSEEDLQGQIQAEGPVEAQLLGAEAEDASTPLASFPPVSSSSAIGDAEILLMQALNRMTCELLEFLILKYGTQEPIFQAEMLNTVLRDNQAHFPVVFRKATQCLQLAFGLDMKEVDHREHIYVMVPVLGLTLNEMQRDEQSIPKAGLLVAALSLIILAGDRISEEKVWGALSKIEVFPGAQHCIYGEPKELLTQVWVRAGYLKYRQVRYSHPARYEFLWGPRAYAETSKQKVKDYLRKINGRGPRFFPPRWT comes from the coding sequence ATGCCTGTGGTCCCGACGAATGAGCTCTGCACTTCTGAGGAAGACCTTCAGGGCCAAATCCAGGCCGAGGGCCCAGTGGAGGCGCAGCTCCTGGGGGCTGAGGCGGAGGATGCCTCAACCCCTCTGGCCTCCTTCCCTCCAGTCTCATCTTCCTCTGCCATTGGAGATGCGGAGATCTTGCTTATGCAGGCTCTGAATAGGATGACATGTGAACTACTGGAGTTCCTGATCCTCAAGTATGGCACCCAGGAGCCGATTTTCCAGGCTGAAATGCTGAATACAGTCCTCAGGGATAACCAGGCCCACTTCCCAGTGGTCTTCCGTAAAGCCACACAGTGCCTGCAGCTGGCCTTTGGCCTGGATATGAAAGAGGTGGACCACAGAGAGCACATCTATGTCATGGTCCCTGTCCTGGGCCTCACCCTCAATGAGATGCAGAGGGATGAGCAGAGCATACCAAAGGCTGGCCTCCTGGTGGCAGCCCTGAGCCTGATTATCCTAGCAGGGGACCGGATCAGTGAGGAGAAGGTCTGGGGAGCACTTAGCAAGATAGAGGTATTTCCTGGGGCACAGCACTGCATCTATGGGGAGCCCAAGGAGCTGCTGACCCAAGTGTGGGTGCGGGCGGGGTACCTGAAGTACCGGCAGGTGCGTTACAGCCACCCTGCTCGTTACGAGTTCCTGTGGGGTCCCCGGGCCTATGCAGAGACCAGCAAGCAGAAAGTCAAGGACTATCTGCGCAAGATCAATGGAAGGGGTCCCAGGTTCTTCCCACCCCGGTGGACATAG